The genomic stretch ACCCGCATCGCCCGCACCGCCCCCTCATTGGCCAGATCCACCGCCGTCACCACCGCCACCCCCAGGGCAATGCCGATGATGGCCAATAAAGAGAGCCAGGGATGGGCTGAAAAATGACGAAGACTGGCCCGCCTGAGGGTGCTGATCATCTCTTAGGCATCGATGGTTGGGGAGTGATTTCGTGACTCTCCAGAGGGGGTTCCTCCTCCACCACCCCTGGCATCAATTGGCCCCGATGGAGGGTGAAAATTTGATCCGCTTGCCTGGCCAGTTGCAGGCTGTGGGTCGCCATCACCAGGGTCAACCCCTCCTCCCGAACCAATCCCGCCAGCAGCTGGGCCACTTGACGCCCCGTCTCCTGATCGAGATTGCCGGTCGGTTCATCCGCCAGCAGCAGGGTGGGGCGATGGATCAAGGCCCGAACAATGGCCACCCGCTGTTTTTCTCCTCCGGAAAGATGATCGGGGAAGGTATCGGCCCGATCATCAAGACCGACCCGTTGGAGATATTCCCCGGGCAGGTTTTCGATCCGCTCCCGGGAAGCGCCACTCAGTTCCAGGGGAAAGCGAATATTTTCGGCAACGGTCAGGGTGGGAATGAGGTTGAAAAATTGAAAAATGATACCGATGTGATGGCGGCGAAAAAGAGTACGCTGCTCTTCGTTGAGATGGGTCAAATCCCTCCCCCCGATGATCACCTCCCCACGGCTGGGGGTGTCAATACCGGATAGCAGGTTCAGCAGGGTGGTTTTGCCAGAGCCGGAA from Magnetococcales bacterium encodes the following:
- a CDS encoding ABC transporter ATP-binding protein: MPPHHTSPLVHLANLSKEYREGGRTLRVLDGVGCRLDPGTFTAIIGRSGSGKTTLLNLLSGIDTPSRGEVIIGGRDLTHLNEEQRTLFRRHHIGIIFQFFNLIPTLTVAENIRFPLELSGASRERIENLPGEYLQRVGLDDRADTFPDHLSGGEKQRVAIVRALIHRPTLLLADEPTGNLDQETGRQVAQLLAGLVREEGLTLVMATHSLQLARQADQIFTLHRGQLMPGVVEEEPPLESHEITPQPSMPKR